From one Sulfurimonas sp. HSL-3221 genomic stretch:
- a CDS encoding DUF4395 family protein, whose product MKVNTTSGYGSDANQTRLRAAVVALAATMYLHTGSAVWLLLLALDYFVLLNATPWISPLALSARAATYMIRFGARRGDAAEKRFADQIKFGVTLGTLGTDLAGYANIAGLFAGAFAIWTAAEAVDDSCMGCALYRWLKRHEIEVVAL is encoded by the coding sequence ATGAAGGTCAATACAACATCCGGTTACGGCAGCGATGCCAACCAGACCCGGTTGCGGGCAGCCGTCGTCGCGCTGGCGGCGACCATGTACCTGCATACGGGCAGTGCCGTCTGGCTTCTGCTGCTGGCACTGGACTATTTCGTGCTGCTCAATGCGACGCCATGGATCAGCCCGCTGGCGCTGAGTGCCCGCGCCGCAACGTACATGATACGGTTCGGGGCGCGCAGGGGCGACGCGGCGGAAAAGCGTTTCGCCGATCAGATCAAGTTCGGCGTGACACTGGGAACGCTAGGCACGGACCTGGCGGGATACGCGAACATCGCCGGACTGTTTGCCGGCGCGTTTGCGATCTGGACGGCGGCCGAAGCGGTGGATGACAGCTGTATGGGGTGTGCCCTCTACCGCTGGTTGAAACGGCATGAGATCGAGGTCGTGGCGCTGTAG
- a CDS encoding hydrogenase, protein MRSRLFKPTLIWLQGVTCNGNTHSFLNLPYLPQLLARFEVLYHPLLPCSQSLEEIARCRRGCDVLVFEGAFDPMMERAGVTLERLVAYYAEEAGHVIAAGSCASFGGIFKAAAPERNSGLAYAGEHPDGPLLGKAGKVINLSGCPVHPEWLGFALMNIAEGRPISVDALGRPTALYRHMAHDGCLRNEYFEWKVDAEQFGRKEGCLFYEHGCRGPLTHASCNRTLWNGVSSKMRVGTPCFGCTEPDFPRRNLFETKTNMSIPEEVPVGVSKRAYLTMTGIAKSFKIKRLEERLTDDD, encoded by the coding sequence GTGCGCTCAAGACTGTTTAAACCGACGCTGATCTGGCTTCAGGGCGTCACCTGCAACGGCAACACCCACTCCTTCTTAAACCTTCCCTATCTGCCGCAGCTGCTGGCGCGTTTTGAGGTGCTCTACCATCCGCTGCTCCCCTGTTCCCAGAGCCTGGAGGAGATTGCGCGCTGCAGACGCGGCTGCGACGTCCTTGTCTTCGAAGGCGCCTTCGACCCGATGATGGAGCGCGCCGGTGTGACGCTGGAGCGGCTGGTGGCGTATTATGCCGAGGAAGCCGGTCACGTCATCGCGGCGGGCAGCTGCGCCAGCTTCGGCGGTATCTTCAAAGCGGCGGCGCCGGAACGCAACAGCGGCCTGGCCTACGCCGGGGAGCATCCCGACGGCCCCCTGCTCGGGAAAGCCGGCAAAGTGATCAATCTCTCCGGCTGCCCCGTGCACCCCGAATGGCTCGGATTCGCCCTGATGAACATCGCGGAGGGGCGTCCCATTTCCGTCGATGCCCTGGGAAGGCCGACGGCGCTCTACCGCCACATGGCGCATGACGGCTGCCTGCGCAACGAGTACTTCGAGTGGAAGGTGGATGCGGAGCAGTTCGGGCGGAAGGAGGGGTGCCTCTTCTATGAACACGGCTGCCGCGGGCCGCTGACCCACGCCTCGTGCAACCGGACGCTCTGGAACGGCGTCAGTTCGAAAATGCGGGTCGGCACGCCCTGTTTCGGCTGTACCGAGCCCGATTTCCCGCGCCGCAACCTTTTTGAAACGAAGACGAACATGTCCATTCCCGAAGAGGTGCCGGTCGGCGTCTCCAAGCGTGCCTACCTGACGATGACGGGCATCGCCAAAAGCTTCAAAATCAAACGGCTGGAGGAGCGGCTTACCGATGATGACTAG
- the cysD gene encoding sulfate adenylyltransferase subunit CysD yields MLDRQRRTHLRKLEAEAIHIMREVAAEFDNPAMLYSIGKDSSVMLHLALKAFYPAKLPFPLLHVDTTWKFREMIAFRDSRIDALGLELLVHVNEEGVARGIGPFTHGSAVHTDVMKTEGLKQALDKYGFDAVFGGARRDEEKSRAKERIYSFRDANHRWDPKNQRPELWNVYNGSIRRGESIRVFPLSNWTELDIWQYIYLEQIPIVPLYFAQERPIVERDGVKIMVDDDRMPLQEGETPRLESVRFRTLGCYPLTGAVASTATTLPEIIQEMLLAKTSERQGRVIDSDQSGSMEKKKMEGYF; encoded by the coding sequence ATGCTTGACAGACAACGTCGCACCCATCTGAGGAAACTCGAGGCGGAGGCGATCCACATCATGCGCGAAGTCGCGGCTGAGTTCGACAACCCGGCCATGCTCTACAGCATCGGGAAGGACTCCTCGGTGATGCTGCACCTGGCGCTCAAGGCGTTTTACCCGGCCAAGCTGCCTTTCCCGCTGCTGCATGTGGATACGACCTGGAAGTTCAGGGAGATGATCGCGTTCCGCGACAGCCGGATCGACGCGCTGGGGCTGGAACTGCTGGTCCACGTCAACGAAGAGGGCGTCGCCCGCGGCATCGGCCCCTTCACCCACGGCAGCGCGGTCCATACGGACGTGATGAAGACCGAGGGGCTGAAGCAGGCGCTCGACAAATACGGGTTCGACGCCGTATTCGGCGGCGCGCGCCGCGACGAAGAGAAGAGCCGCGCCAAGGAGCGGATCTACTCCTTCCGCGACGCGAACCACCGCTGGGACCCGAAAAACCAGCGCCCCGAGCTATGGAACGTCTACAACGGCAGCATCCGTCGGGGCGAGAGTATCCGGGTCTTCCCGCTGTCAAACTGGACGGAGCTGGATATCTGGCAGTACATCTACCTTGAACAGATCCCGATCGTCCCGCTTTATTTTGCTCAGGAGCGCCCCATCGTGGAGCGCGACGGCGTGAAAATTATGGTCGACGACGACCGGATGCCGCTGCAGGAGGGGGAGACGCCCCGCCTGGAGAGCGTGCGCTTCCGGACGCTCGGCTGCTACCCGCTGACCGGCGCGGTCGCTTCGACGGCGACGACGCTGCCGGAGATCATTCAGGAGATGCTGCTGGCGAAGACCAGCGAACGCCAGGGACGGGTGATCGACAGCGATCAGTCCGGTTCCATGGAGAAGAAGAAAATGGAAGGATATTTCTGA
- a CDS encoding nickel-dependent hydrogenase large subunit, translating into MMTRALIEHIEGEASLYFDTRGEKITWAEIAFPHFRGMERMLEGRKATDALVITPRVCGICGHAHLMATVRAIEAAYAQAGYPVVLTRKARSIRELTLVLEMIQNHFKWLYLVILPELEKLGVGGLSPAPLKGAYAAAQATKILALFAGQWPHSSYMIPGGVTCDPTHLERIQAAGLLDELIGFFEKETAGVGLDALLSFASCREFNPLQSDLGRLEKGLIATEMHKKGMAYDRFVVLGEHGFTVRARLKHTRPMKADPCLVSTEPAVCRDETSHARNVRYGKHFYEVGPLARSISADTALIKNMHRRYKDSVYTRVMARAYETAVLLQHAKTLLAELELSEPSYVPPVPLERISATGEGIVEAPRGPLMHRMRLERGIVAEYKIITPTQWNLGSSVMSDPAPAQKAMVGAADIAEATFIFRSFDVCSVCTTH; encoded by the coding sequence ATGATGACTAGGGCACTGATTGAACACATCGAGGGGGAGGCGTCGCTCTATTTCGACACCCGCGGGGAGAAAATCACCTGGGCGGAGATCGCTTTTCCGCATTTCAGGGGGATGGAGCGCATGCTCGAGGGGCGGAAAGCGACCGATGCCCTGGTGATCACGCCGCGGGTCTGCGGGATCTGCGGGCACGCTCACCTGATGGCGACCGTCCGGGCGATCGAGGCGGCATATGCGCAGGCGGGCTACCCCGTCGTGCTGACGCGAAAGGCGCGGAGCATCCGGGAGCTGACGCTGGTACTCGAGATGATCCAGAACCATTTTAAATGGCTCTACCTCGTCATTCTGCCCGAACTGGAAAAACTGGGTGTCGGAGGCCTCTCTCCAGCCCCGCTCAAGGGTGCCTACGCCGCCGCGCAGGCGACGAAGATTCTGGCGCTCTTCGCCGGGCAGTGGCCCCACAGCTCCTACATGATCCCCGGCGGCGTCACCTGCGACCCGACCCATCTGGAACGCATCCAGGCGGCGGGCCTGCTGGACGAGCTGATCGGTTTTTTCGAAAAGGAGACGGCGGGCGTAGGGCTGGATGCGCTGCTCTCCTTTGCCTCCTGCCGGGAATTCAACCCGCTGCAGAGCGATCTCGGGCGTCTGGAAAAGGGGCTGATCGCGACGGAGATGCATAAAAAGGGGATGGCATACGACCGGTTCGTCGTCCTGGGAGAACACGGCTTTACGGTACGGGCGCGGCTGAAACATACCCGTCCGATGAAAGCCGATCCCTGCCTGGTATCGACGGAACCGGCAGTCTGCCGGGACGAGACGAGTCATGCCCGCAATGTCCGCTACGGGAAGCACTTTTACGAAGTCGGGCCGCTCGCCCGGTCGATCTCGGCCGATACCGCCCTGATCAAAAACATGCACCGCCGCTACAAGGACAGCGTTTACACACGGGTGATGGCCAGGGCGTACGAGACGGCCGTGCTGCTGCAGCATGCGAAAACGCTGCTGGCGGAGCTGGAGCTCTCCGAACCCTCCTATGTCCCGCCGGTACCCCTTGAACGCATCAGCGCTACGGGGGAGGGGATCGTCGAGGCCCCGCGCGGCCCGCTGATGCACCGCATGCGTCTGGAGCGGGGGATCGTCGCCGAATACAAGATCATCACGCCGACGCAGTGGAATCTCGGCAGTTCCGTGATGTCCGATCCGGCACCGGCGCAAAAAGCGATGGTCGGTGCCGCCGATATCGCCGAGGCGACGTTCATTTTCCGCAGTTTTGACGTCTGTTCGGTGTGTACGACGCATTGA
- a CDS encoding DUF2164 domain-containing protein, whose amino-acid sequence MSDIVTFSPEEKAILVEKIKTYVAKELDQEIGGFDAEFLLDFFAEEIGVYFYNKGLNDGLDEMRVRIDTIADDVGYTLEKNSHS is encoded by the coding sequence ATGTCCGATATCGTCACGTTTTCGCCCGAAGAGAAGGCGATCTTGGTCGAAAAGATCAAAACCTATGTCGCCAAAGAGCTCGACCAGGAGATCGGCGGCTTCGACGCAGAGTTCCTGCTGGACTTTTTTGCCGAAGAGATAGGGGTTTACTTCTATAACAAGGGTTTGAACGACGGTCTGGATGAGATGCGGGTTCGGATCGATACGATCGCCGACGATGTCGGTTACACCCTTGAAAAAAATTCACATTCATAA
- the rlmN gene encoding 23S rRNA (adenine(2503)-C(2))-methyltransferase RlmN, which translates to MNTPKPTIMDLTKEELAQTVKPAFRAKQIYGWIYHSFVDSFDEMANIPKSLREELNERYILNPLKILRKEESADGTIKYLFELPDGKTVETVWLKMKETQYNEDGSVAQEAKHTVCVSTQVGCKVGCSFCLTAKGGFTRDLTPGEIVAQVLSVKKDNDHAANRRVNIVYMGMGEPLDNLDNLAKAIRILKDEDGLSISGKRQTVSTSGISTRIDKLGQMDLGVHIAISLHAVDDELRTELIPMNKAYNIASIMDAVRRFPIDTRKRVMFEYLVIKGKNDDIASAKKLIKLLHGIKAKVNLIYFNPYPGSDYQRPEREDMVKFQQYLIDHGQLCTIRDSKGIDISAACGQLKEKTNEEKGKA; encoded by the coding sequence ATGAACACACCGAAACCGACGATCATGGACCTTACCAAAGAGGAGCTTGCCCAGACCGTCAAGCCCGCTTTCCGCGCCAAGCAGATCTACGGCTGGATCTATCACAGCTTCGTCGACAGCTTCGACGAAATGGCCAACATTCCCAAAAGCCTGCGCGAAGAGCTGAACGAGCGCTATATTCTCAACCCGCTCAAAATCCTGCGCAAGGAGGAGTCGGCCGACGGCACCATCAAGTACCTCTTCGAACTCCCCGACGGCAAAACGGTCGAAACCGTCTGGCTGAAGATGAAAGAGACGCAGTACAACGAAGACGGCTCCGTCGCCCAGGAGGCCAAACACACGGTCTGCGTCTCCACCCAGGTCGGCTGCAAAGTCGGCTGCAGCTTCTGTTTGACGGCCAAGGGGGGCTTCACCCGCGACCTCACCCCCGGCGAGATCGTCGCCCAGGTGCTCTCCGTCAAGAAAGACAACGACCATGCGGCGAACCGCCGGGTCAATATCGTCTATATGGGCATGGGGGAACCGCTGGACAACCTCGACAACCTCGCCAAGGCGATCCGCATCCTCAAGGACGAGGACGGTCTCTCCATCTCCGGCAAGCGCCAGACGGTCTCCACGAGCGGGATCAGCACCCGCATCGACAAACTGGGGCAGATGGACCTCGGTGTACACATCGCCATCAGCCTCCACGCCGTCGACGACGAGCTGCGCACAGAGCTTATCCCCATGAACAAGGCGTACAACATCGCCTCCATCATGGATGCCGTGCGCCGATTCCCCATCGACACCCGCAAACGCGTCATGTTCGAATACCTCGTCATCAAAGGGAAAAACGACGACATCGCCTCGGCGAAAAAACTGATCAAACTGCTGCACGGCATCAAGGCAAAGGTCAACCTGATCTACTTCAACCCCTACCCCGGTAGCGACTACCAGCGCCCCGAACGCGAAGACATGGTGAAGTTCCAGCAGTATCTGATCGACCACGGACAGCTCTGTACCATCCGTGATTCGAAAGGGATCGACATCAGCGCGGCCTGCGGGCAGCTCAAAGAGAAAACAAACGAAGAGAAGGGAAAAGCATGA
- the cysK gene encoding cysteine synthase A produces MHYATNVTELIGNTPLVKLNNASDETETTLLGKCEFMNPSGSVKDRIGKNMITRALESGLLNKQSVIIEPTSGNTGIALASIAAGLGLRLILTMPSSMSIERRKLLLALGAELELTDPAAGMAGAVVRANELAATIENGVVLQQFENPANPVAHMVTTAEEIWRDTAGKIDIFVAAVGTGGTITGVGSILKAYNPNIEIIAVEPEDSAVLSGGKPGPHKIQGIGAGFVPKVLDPWAYGEVLTVGNDEAMASARKLARDEGLLVGISSGANVLAARTVAARRENRGKMIVTMLCDTGERYLSTPLYDIEAAE; encoded by the coding sequence ATGCATTACGCAACCAATGTAACGGAACTGATCGGCAATACGCCGCTGGTGAAGCTGAACAACGCTTCGGACGAAACGGAAACGACGCTGCTGGGCAAGTGTGAATTCATGAACCCTTCCGGATCGGTCAAGGACCGGATCGGGAAGAACATGATCACGCGGGCACTGGAGAGCGGGCTTCTGAACAAACAGAGCGTGATCATCGAGCCGACCAGCGGCAATACGGGGATCGCGCTCGCGTCGATCGCGGCGGGGCTGGGACTAAGGCTGATTCTTACGATGCCGAGCTCCATGAGCATCGAGCGCCGGAAGCTGCTCTTGGCACTCGGGGCGGAACTCGAGCTGACCGACCCCGCCGCGGGGATGGCCGGCGCGGTGGTGCGGGCCAACGAGCTCGCTGCCACGATCGAGAACGGCGTGGTGCTGCAGCAGTTTGAGAATCCGGCCAACCCGGTCGCGCATATGGTGACGACGGCGGAAGAGATATGGCGGGATACAGCCGGGAAGATCGATATCTTCGTCGCCGCCGTCGGCACCGGTGGCACGATCACCGGTGTGGGATCGATCCTCAAGGCGTACAACCCGAACATCGAGATCATCGCGGTGGAGCCCGAGGACTCGGCGGTCCTCTCGGGCGGCAAGCCCGGACCGCACAAAATCCAGGGGATCGGGGCGGGCTTCGTGCCCAAGGTACTCGACCCCTGGGCCTACGGCGAGGTGTTGACCGTCGGGAACGACGAGGCCATGGCTTCGGCGCGGAAGCTCGCACGGGACGAGGGGCTGCTCGTCGGCATCTCTTCGGGCGCGAACGTGCTCGCCGCCCGCACGGTGGCGGCCCGGCGGGAGAACCGGGGGAAGATGATCGTGACGATGCTTTGCGATACCGGCGAGCGGTATCTGTCGACGCCGCTGTACGACATCGAAGCAGCCGAATAG
- a CDS encoding phosphorylase family protein, giving the protein MIICAGNNETFDFATPMGVGLIETTMNITRLCLFDKPEFLLFVGTAGSYGEKAIFDIVESKTASNIELAFLQNKAYTPIDNVVSTNTEGTREIIVNSSNYITTDAELARGFLRFGVGIENMEFFAVLRVAQEFGIPAGGVFCVTNYCNADAHADFVANHDRAKALLGEHVKRRIKELTA; this is encoded by the coding sequence ATGATCATCTGTGCCGGCAACAACGAGACCTTTGACTTCGCGACCCCGATGGGCGTCGGGCTCATCGAGACGACCATGAACATTACCCGCCTCTGCCTCTTCGACAAACCGGAGTTCCTCCTGTTTGTCGGGACGGCCGGCAGTTACGGGGAGAAAGCGATCTTCGACATCGTCGAATCGAAAACGGCGTCGAACATCGAGCTCGCCTTTTTGCAGAACAAGGCCTATACCCCCATCGACAACGTCGTCTCGACCAATACCGAGGGGACCAGGGAGATCATCGTCAACTCCAGCAACTACATTACGACGGACGCCGAACTCGCCAGAGGGTTTCTGCGCTTCGGCGTCGGCATCGAGAACATGGAGTTCTTTGCCGTCCTGCGCGTTGCGCAAGAGTTCGGCATTCCTGCGGGCGGCGTCTTCTGCGTCACCAACTACTGCAACGCAGATGCCCACGCCGATTTTGTCGCCAACCATGACAGGGCCAAGGCGCTGCTGGGCGAGCATGTCAAGCGACGCATCAAGGAGTTGACGGCATGA
- a CDS encoding phosphoadenylyl-sulfate reductase, which translates to MKENTETLNRRLAGKTADEVLAYFAQQYGGRIALASSFGAEDQVLTHLLQPYRERIGVFTIDTGRLPYETYDVMDRTNQKYGMNIDVYFPDPSDVEALYKAQGINGFYDSVENRRRCCHARKIAPLKRALRGVEVWITGLRREQSPTRESMRLVEHDEANGLLKLNPLIEWSEAEVWEHLHANGVPYNRLHDHGYPSIGCAPCTRAVVPGDDIRSGRWWWELPEHKECGLHRKE; encoded by the coding sequence ATGAAAGAGAACACTGAAACATTGAACCGCCGTCTGGCGGGGAAAACCGCCGATGAGGTGCTGGCGTATTTCGCACAGCAGTACGGCGGACGGATCGCGCTGGCATCGAGTTTCGGCGCGGAGGACCAGGTGCTGACGCATCTGCTGCAGCCGTACCGGGAGCGCATCGGGGTTTTTACGATCGACACGGGCAGGCTGCCGTATGAGACCTATGACGTGATGGACAGAACGAACCAAAAGTACGGGATGAACATCGACGTCTATTTCCCTGACCCTTCGGACGTGGAGGCGCTTTACAAGGCGCAGGGGATCAACGGCTTTTACGACAGCGTCGAAAACCGCAGACGCTGCTGCCATGCCCGGAAGATCGCGCCGCTGAAGCGCGCGCTTCGGGGTGTGGAGGTCTGGATCACGGGGCTCCGGCGGGAACAGTCCCCGACCCGCGAATCGATGCGATTGGTCGAGCACGACGAAGCAAACGGCCTGCTGAAGCTCAACCCGCTCATCGAGTGGAGCGAGGCGGAGGTGTGGGAGCATCTCCACGCCAACGGCGTGCCCTATAACCGGCTGCACGACCACGGTTACCCGAGTATCGGCTGCGCGCCGTGTACCCGGGCCGTCGTCCCGGGCGACGATATCCGCTCGGGGCGCTGGTGGTGGGAATTGCCCGAACACAAAGAGTGCGGACTGCACCGAAAGGAGTAA
- the hisF gene encoding imidazole glycerol phosphate synthase subunit HisF, with protein sequence MDYFAKRIIPCLDVKDGRVVKGVNFVGLKDAGDPVEIAKRYNEEGADELTFLDITASHEERDTIVHIVEQVAKEVFIPLTVGGGIRKLDDIYKLLNVGCDKVSVNSAAVKRPDLINEGAKRFGSQCIVVAIDVKKTGDRYHVYLNGGRIDTGIDAVAWAKEAVDRGAGEILLTSMDTDGTKAGFDIPITEQISSLVNVPVIASGGAGTMEHIKEAFEHGADAALAASIFHFKEIDIMELKHYLQGNGIPVRL encoded by the coding sequence ATGGATTATTTCGCCAAACGTATCATCCCCTGTCTCGACGTCAAGGACGGCCGCGTCGTCAAAGGGGTCAACTTCGTCGGACTCAAAGATGCGGGCGACCCGGTGGAGATCGCCAAACGCTACAACGAAGAGGGTGCGGACGAACTGACCTTTCTCGACATTACCGCGTCGCACGAAGAGCGCGACACGATCGTCCATATCGTCGAGCAGGTCGCCAAAGAGGTCTTTATCCCGCTGACCGTCGGCGGGGGGATCCGCAAACTTGACGACATCTACAAACTGCTCAACGTCGGCTGCGACAAGGTGAGCGTCAACTCCGCGGCGGTCAAACGCCCCGACCTCATCAATGAAGGGGCGAAACGGTTCGGGTCGCAGTGCATCGTCGTCGCCATCGACGTGAAAAAGACGGGGGACCGCTACCACGTCTACCTCAACGGCGGGCGCATCGATACGGGCATCGACGCCGTGGCATGGGCCAAAGAGGCCGTCGACCGGGGTGCGGGGGAGATCCTGCTCACCTCCATGGACACCGACGGCACCAAGGCAGGCTTCGACATCCCCATCACCGAGCAGATCAGCTCCCTCGTCAACGTCCCGGTCATCGCCAGCGGCGGCGCGGGCACGATGGAGCACATCAAAGAGGCCTTCGAGCACGGCGCCGACGCGGCGCTGGCGGCAAGTATCTTCCACTTCAAAGAGATCGATATCATGGAACTCAAACACTACCTCCAGGGTAACGGCATCCCGGTCCGGCTCTGA
- a CDS encoding DUF2061 domain-containing protein, with translation MQEKAYRSAVKTLSWRAVGTLDTMVISFLITGSLAMAASIGSIEVFTKMVLYYLHERAWTRIGIGLHRPTGDDYQI, from the coding sequence ATGCAAGAAAAAGCCTATCGGAGTGCGGTGAAAACCCTCTCCTGGCGCGCGGTCGGCACCCTGGACACGATGGTGATCTCGTTCCTGATTACGGGGAGCCTGGCGATGGCAGCCTCGATCGGTTCGATCGAGGTCTTTACGAAAATGGTCCTGTACTACCTGCACGAGCGGGCCTGGACGAGGATCGGCATCGGTCTGCACCGGCCGACCGGCGACGACTATCAGATTTAG
- a CDS encoding TetR/AcrR family transcriptional regulator, with translation MSKEERKENIISTALKLFAEKGFYVTTIPDIAAKVGMSVGNFYNYFSSKDILAKELILYISEYLGKHIREINEGPGSAKDKISAIVTFYFTMATERPEMIEYFLRIYLSNREVFGESCEGMVCVSPFITEMMIFFDDGVAGGELRDQDFFSAFGLFMGYLGGMVFLFGEKILPEPLSSYEASIAENIYRALKTV, from the coding sequence GTGAGCAAAGAAGAACGTAAAGAGAACATCATTTCGACGGCATTGAAGCTGTTTGCGGAGAAGGGTTTTTATGTCACGACCATTCCCGATATCGCGGCGAAGGTCGGCATGAGCGTGGGGAACTTTTACAACTACTTCAGCTCGAAGGATATCCTGGCCAAGGAACTCATCCTCTACATTTCCGAATACCTCGGCAAACACATCCGCGAGATCAACGAAGGTCCGGGCAGCGCAAAGGATAAGATCAGCGCGATCGTTACCTTCTACTTCACGATGGCGACCGAACGCCCGGAGATGATCGAGTATTTCCTCCGGATCTACCTCTCCAACCGCGAGGTGTTCGGAGAGTCGTGCGAGGGGATGGTCTGCGTCTCGCCCTTTATTACGGAAATGATGATCTTCTTCGATGACGGCGTCGCCGGAGGCGAACTCCGCGACCAGGACTTTTTCAGCGCCTTCGGCCTCTTTATGGGGTACCTCGGGGGGATGGTCTTTCTCTTCGGCGAGAAGATACTGCCCGAACCACTGAGCAGCTATGAGGCCTCCATCGCGGAGAATATCTACCGTGCGCTCAAGACTGTTTAA